Below is a window of Ferrimicrobium acidiphilum DSM 19497 DNA.
CGGTAGTGCCAAGACCTTTCGTTCCTATGACCAGGGTCAGATGTTCCTCATGCCTCCCTCCCTTGATGACTGGCTTCCCAAAGATCACACAGCACGCTTTATCTCCGAGGTGGTAGATGAGCTCTTAGATCTTTCAGTTATCTATGCCTTCTATGTCGAGGCCTCTGGTGGGCCACCGTATGACCCGACAATGATGTTGAAGCTTCTCCTGTATGCCTACTCAACCGGGGTTACCTCCTCTCGGGAGATGGAGAAGAGATGCCACATCGATATAGCCTTTCGTTGGCTTAGTGCCAACACTACTCCTGACTATCGTTCACTGGCTCGGTTCCATCGCCGTCACGAGAAGGCCCTTGGTGATCTGTTTAACCAGGTACTGGTTCTCTGCTCCGAGGCAGGACTGGTCAAGCTTGGCAGGGTTGCTCTCGATGGAACCAAACTAAGAGCCTCGGCGTCTAGACG
It encodes the following:
- a CDS encoding transposase encodes the protein MFLMPPSLDDWLPKDHTARFISEVVDELLDLSVIYAFYVEASGGPPYDPTMMLKLLLYAYSTGVTSSREMEKRCHIDIAFRWLSANTTPDYRSLARFHRRHEKALGDLFNQVLVLCSEAGLVKLGRVALDGTKLRASASRR